One window of Bacillota bacterium genomic DNA carries:
- the murB gene encoding UDP-N-acetylmuramate dehydrogenase, translating into MWLANLKDLNLQVLEHEPLARHVSLKVGGKARAVILVEELPQLVELVNRLEVWGVSYYVLGRGTNVLVADQGYPGAVIKLTGDFSRLEAVEGGLVVGAAVPLPKLALTAYRWGYKGLEWAAGIPGSLGGAVRGNAGAHGGSMQDVVATVEVFHPLEGVTTYDREDLDFSYRQLKLPKDGIVLSSRLSLSTGASAETWARMEQYKAERLRNQPLKLPNAGSVFRNPPGDYAGRLIEAVGLKGLRIGDAAVSEQHANFIVNLGQATAADIVRLLLLIRQRVLAETGVALRLEWKLLGFSPDEERALETVA; encoded by the coding sequence TTGTGGCTGGCAAACCTTAAAGACCTGAATCTGCAAGTGCTGGAACACGAGCCTCTGGCCCGTCATGTCTCTTTGAAGGTGGGAGGCAAGGCCCGGGCGGTGATCTTGGTGGAAGAGCTGCCGCAACTGGTGGAACTGGTGAACCGCCTGGAAGTATGGGGAGTAAGCTACTATGTTCTGGGGCGGGGCACCAATGTGCTGGTGGCGGATCAAGGTTACCCCGGAGCAGTGATCAAATTGACCGGGGATTTCAGCCGTCTGGAGGCGGTGGAGGGTGGTCTTGTGGTGGGGGCGGCGGTGCCCCTGCCGAAGCTGGCCCTGACCGCCTACCGGTGGGGGTATAAGGGTCTGGAATGGGCCGCGGGGATCCCCGGTAGTCTAGGTGGGGCCGTCAGGGGCAATGCCGGTGCCCATGGTGGCTCCATGCAGGATGTGGTGGCCACGGTGGAGGTTTTCCATCCCTTGGAGGGGGTCACAACCTACGACCGAGAAGACTTAGATTTTTCCTACCGGCAATTGAAACTACCGAAGGATGGGATTGTGCTAAGTAGCCGCCTGAGCTTGAGCACTGGTGCTAGCGCGGAAACTTGGGCCCGGATGGAACAATACAAAGCAGAACGTCTTAGAAACCAACCCCTCAAGCTTCCCAATGCCGGGAGTGTGTTTCGCAATCCCCCCGGGGATTACGCCGGACGGTTGATTGAAGCTGTGGGACTGAAGGGTCTGCGCATTGGCGATGCCGCCGTCTCGGAGCAACATGCCAATTTCATTGTTAATTTGGGGCAGGCCACCGCAGCGGATATTGTACGACTCTTGCTTTTGATTCGGCAGCGGGTCCTTGCGGAGACCGGTGTGGCACTGCGACTGGAATGGAAGCTGTTGGGTTTTTCGCCCGATGAGGAGCGGGCACTGGAAACCGTAGCCTAG
- the murA gene encoding UDP-N-acetylglucosamine 1-carboxyvinyltransferase, which yields MTKLRIVGPRPLQGEVSVGGAKNAALKMLVACLLTDEECIIHNVPRIKDVEVMLEVLRYVGCEADFCAKHAVRVRACGELGYHAPDELVRRMRASIQVMGPLLARLGKVEVAYPGGCAIGERPIDIHLAGFTALGAKIKEQEGFIFAEAKELVGCEFYLDFPSVGATENLIMAAVLAKGRTVLHNVAREPEIVDLQEFLNRMGAKVRGAGTDRIIIEGVEKLHGAEHWVIPDRVEAGTFLLAGAITRGEVFVRHAKSEHVEALVAKMQQSGVKMVPDATGVLVRARGVNLRPLNLRTMPYPGFPTDLQPQMMAFLCTVPGTSMIVEGVYAHRMKHAAELRRMGAAIWVEGRTAIIQGGNPLTGASVQASDLRAGAALILAGLAALGTTEVYGLEHIDRGYEDLEHKFRQLGATIDRLS from the coding sequence TTGACTAAGCTAAGGATTGTGGGCCCAAGGCCGCTGCAGGGTGAAGTGTCGGTAGGCGGTGCGAAGAATGCTGCCCTCAAGATGTTGGTGGCATGCCTGCTGACCGATGAAGAGTGTATTATCCACAACGTGCCCCGCATCAAGGATGTGGAGGTCATGTTGGAGGTATTGCGCTATGTGGGATGTGAGGCGGATTTCTGTGCCAAGCACGCGGTGCGGGTAAGAGCCTGCGGAGAATTGGGGTACCACGCACCCGATGAATTGGTGCGAAGGATGCGGGCCTCCATCCAGGTGATGGGTCCTCTTCTGGCGCGACTGGGCAAAGTGGAGGTGGCGTATCCCGGTGGATGTGCCATTGGGGAACGGCCCATTGATATCCACCTGGCGGGCTTTACGGCCCTGGGTGCAAAGATTAAGGAACAAGAGGGATTCATCTTTGCCGAGGCGAAAGAATTGGTGGGGTGCGAGTTCTACCTGGACTTTCCCAGTGTGGGGGCCACCGAGAACCTGATCATGGCCGCGGTACTGGCCAAGGGGCGAACGGTGCTGCACAATGTAGCCAGGGAGCCGGAGATTGTGGATCTGCAGGAGTTTCTCAACCGGATGGGGGCTAAGGTCCGCGGCGCGGGTACGGATCGGATTATCATTGAAGGGGTGGAAAAGCTCCACGGGGCGGAGCACTGGGTGATCCCGGACCGGGTGGAGGCTGGTACCTTCCTTTTGGCGGGGGCCATCACCCGGGGTGAAGTCTTTGTACGCCACGCCAAGAGTGAGCATGTGGAAGCCCTCGTGGCTAAGATGCAGCAAAGTGGCGTGAAAATGGTGCCCGATGCCACCGGGGTTTTGGTCCGGGCCCGGGGCGTGAATTTGCGGCCTTTGAACTTGCGCACCATGCCCTATCCTGGGTTCCCTACGGATCTGCAGCCCCAGATGATGGCCTTTTTGTGTACGGTGCCCGGCACCAGCATGATCGTCGAGGGGGTCTATGCCCATCGGATGAAGCATGCCGCGGAACTGCGGCGGATGGGGGCGGCCATCTGGGTGGAGGGCCGGACGGCCATCATTCAAGGGGGAAACCCCCTGACCGGAGCAAGCGTCCAGGCTTCGGATCTGCGGGCCGGTGCCGCGTTAATCCTGGCAGGACTGGCGGCCCTGGGGACTACGGAAGTTTATGGACTGGAACATATTGATCGGGGTTATGAGGACTTGGAACACAAGTTCAGGCAGCTGGGGGCGACCATCGATCGTCTTTCCTGA
- the ftsA gene encoding cell division protein FtsA — MTRDNLVLGLDIGTTKICAIIAKVTDDDIAVIGTGISPSLGLRKGMVVNLEATIKSIAEAVSKAERMAGRQVAGAYIGIAGGHIATRESAGMISVSGDDHEVSPDDVKRVLQEARTVPLSSDRTIIDVLPKEFIVDGVGGVKDPVGMSGIRLEVKANLVIGAVAAIQNLAKCVQRAGLAINDIILQPLASAEAVLTPLEKESGVLLVDIGGGTTDIAVFREYSVWHTGVIPVGGNHLTNDLSVGLRVGARTAEELKIKAGWSTVNQAPDGVIPQEVVASPGKTPLLYREVARIIEPRVTELFMLVSQELKERGLLDLIPAGVVLTGGTSKLEGLCEMVSDMLDLPVRQGYPQGVTGLANTVADPSCATGVGLVLLAAKQEPKVSPSKPTAKGLMDKLRYWFGEFFEMSR; from the coding sequence ATGACCAGGGACAATCTTGTGCTGGGGCTAGATATAGGTACGACGAAAATCTGCGCGATCATAGCCAAAGTTACCGATGACGATATTGCCGTGATCGGTACTGGTATTAGCCCCTCCTTGGGTCTGCGCAAAGGTATGGTCGTGAACTTGGAGGCCACCATCAAGTCCATTGCGGAAGCGGTGAGCAAAGCGGAACGGATGGCCGGTCGGCAGGTGGCCGGTGCCTATATCGGTATTGCCGGAGGACATATCGCCACCCGGGAATCCGCGGGGATGATCAGCGTCTCCGGCGATGACCATGAGGTTTCCCCCGATGACGTGAAACGGGTGTTGCAGGAGGCCCGGACGGTGCCCCTCTCGTCGGATCGCACCATCATCGATGTTTTGCCCAAGGAGTTCATCGTGGATGGGGTCGGTGGTGTCAAGGATCCCGTGGGGATGAGCGGTATCCGGTTGGAGGTCAAGGCCAATTTAGTGATCGGGGCGGTGGCGGCCATTCAGAACCTGGCAAAGTGTGTCCAACGGGCGGGGCTTGCCATCAATGATATCATTCTCCAACCCCTGGCCTCCGCGGAGGCGGTGCTGACACCCTTAGAGAAGGAATCCGGGGTGTTGCTGGTGGATATTGGCGGTGGTACCACCGATATTGCCGTGTTTCGGGAATATTCCGTCTGGCATACGGGAGTGATTCCCGTCGGTGGCAATCACCTGACCAATGATCTATCCGTGGGCTTGCGGGTGGGGGCGCGGACCGCCGAGGAGCTGAAGATAAAGGCCGGGTGGTCCACGGTGAACCAGGCTCCCGACGGAGTCATCCCCCAGGAGGTGGTGGCATCGCCGGGGAAGACACCGCTGTTGTATCGGGAAGTGGCCCGGATCATTGAACCGCGGGTCACAGAGCTATTCATGCTCGTCTCCCAGGAATTGAAGGAACGGGGTCTGTTGGATCTGATCCCCGCTGGGGTAGTGCTCACCGGAGGCACATCGAAGCTAGAGGGACTCTGTGAGATGGTATCGGACATGCTGGATCTGCCGGTGCGCCAAGGTTACCCCCAAGGAGTAACGGGCCTGGCCAATACCGTGGCGGATCCCAGTTGCGCAACGGGAGTGGGGCTGGTGCTGCTGGCGGCTAAACAGGAGCCCAAGGTAAGCCCTTCCAAGCCTACGGCAAAAGGTTTGATGGACAAGTTACGTTACTGGTTTGGGGAATTTTTTGAAATGTCCCGCTAG
- a CDS encoding UDP-N-acetylmuramate--L-alanine ligase yields the protein MMPFSRVHFVGIGGAGMSGLAIILLQMGCQVTGSDLADSERMDNLRRLGARIFIGHAREHVGNPDCIVVSSAVPKENVEVEAAKTQGIPILKRAELLALLMGMHRGIAVAGTHGKTTTTSLLAFMLQETGHDPTIVIGGECEDIGSNARLGSGVHMVAEADESDASFLYLSPDVAVVTNIEADHLDNYKNVQAVEESFRQFVDRVPPAGYCVLCGDDPGVARLLEHIQGPRITYGIKAGDVRARHVMLNCLGSRFVVEEYGKVLGEVSLNIPGEHNILNALAAISVGLAEGLALDDMVEALARFRGAKRRFEILTPGGKDARVLVIDDYAHHPTEIQATLKSAARLGRRIVAVFQPHRYSRTKHFLGDFAKAFGVADQVILTPIYAASERPIEGVSGEALAQRVAAEHKNVEFVADLTQLPTYLLSKVEERDVVLFMGAGNITDAAHRFAKLVQDNVVQQVG from the coding sequence ATGATGCCATTTTCCCGGGTGCATTTTGTCGGAATCGGTGGAGCAGGGATGAGTGGTCTGGCCATCATTCTCTTGCAGATGGGCTGCCAGGTGACGGGATCGGATCTCGCCGACTCGGAACGAATGGATAATCTCCGAAGGTTAGGTGCCAGGATTTTTATCGGGCATGCCCGGGAACATGTGGGGAACCCCGATTGTATCGTCGTGTCCTCCGCAGTACCCAAGGAGAACGTGGAAGTGGAAGCGGCTAAGACCCAGGGTATTCCCATCCTCAAACGGGCGGAGCTTTTGGCTTTGCTCATGGGGATGCACCGGGGGATCGCGGTAGCCGGCACCCACGGCAAGACTACCACCACCTCCCTTTTGGCCTTTATGTTGCAAGAGACCGGTCATGATCCTACCATCGTCATTGGGGGTGAATGTGAGGATATAGGCTCTAACGCCCGGCTGGGCAGCGGCGTACATATGGTGGCCGAGGCCGATGAGAGCGATGCCTCCTTCTTATATCTTTCCCCCGATGTGGCGGTGGTGACCAATATCGAGGCGGATCATCTGGACAATTACAAGAACGTCCAGGCGGTGGAGGAGAGTTTCCGGCAGTTCGTGGATAGGGTGCCGCCTGCGGGGTATTGTGTCCTGTGCGGCGATGATCCCGGGGTGGCGCGCCTTTTGGAACACATTCAAGGTCCCCGGATCACCTATGGAATTAAGGCCGGGGATGTGCGGGCCCGACATGTTATGCTTAATTGCCTGGGATCGCGGTTTGTTGTGGAGGAATATGGTAAGGTCCTGGGGGAGGTGTCACTGAACATCCCCGGTGAGCATAATATATTAAACGCCTTGGCGGCCATCAGCGTAGGGCTAGCGGAAGGGCTCGCCCTGGATGATATGGTGGAGGCTTTGGCTAGATTCCGGGGGGCCAAACGCCGCTTTGAGATCCTCACCCCCGGGGGCAAGGATGCTCGGGTCTTGGTGATTGACGACTACGCCCACCATCCCACGGAGATCCAGGCCACATTGAAATCCGCGGCACGCTTGGGGCGGCGGATCGTGGCGGTCTTCCAGCCCCATCGCTACAGCCGGACCAAACATTTCCTCGGGGACTTTGCTAAGGCCTTTGGGGTGGCGGACCAAGTGATCCTGACACCGATTTATGCGGCCTCGGAGCGCCCCATCGAGGGGGTTAGCGGGGAGGCCTTGGCCCAGCGGGTCGCGGCGGAACATAAGAATGTGGAGTTTGTCGCGGACTTGACGCAGTTGCCCACATATTTGCTCAGCAAAGTGGAAGAAAGGGATGTCGTCCTCTTCATGGGAGCCGGGAACATCACCGATGCCGCCCACCGGTTTGCCAAACTGGTGCAAGACAATGTGGTCCAACAAGTGGGTTGA
- the murG gene encoding undecaprenyldiphospho-muramoylpentapeptide beta-N-acetylglucosaminyltransferase yields MGEVRIVIVAAGTGGHIYPGLAIGQALRERVSADISFIGRPNSPEQRAITQQGYAFHAIKAQALPRKLSLGFVSSGALLAIGTLKSIGLLRRLKPKVIVSIGGFVAVPVTLAARLLRIPLVLHEPNALPGLANRLMARHAAVTMLSFPGAVKYLPPSAKVVVTGTPIRPEIVTTTKDEGRKALGIPPGKKLLLVVGGSQGAKSINDAMEQAAPLLAEEKELMILHQTGPTHFAAVREAFGGSESRVVVGNRIIVPYIQEMPLALAAADLIVCRAGAVTLAEVTAVGLPAVVIPYPFAAEDHQRKNALELVNAGAATLIDDGELTGETLARAVLEIYRDPAKATKMAQASKNLGRPQALQEIAEIILNLM; encoded by the coding sequence ATGGGAGAGGTAAGGATCGTCATCGTCGCGGCCGGTACCGGGGGCCACATCTATCCGGGGCTGGCCATCGGGCAGGCGTTAAGGGAGCGGGTCTCCGCAGACATTTCCTTCATCGGACGGCCCAATTCACCGGAACAACGGGCCATCACCCAGCAGGGCTATGCTTTTCATGCCATTAAGGCCCAGGCCTTGCCCCGGAAGCTCAGTTTGGGCTTTGTGAGCAGTGGTGCCTTGCTGGCCATTGGTACCTTGAAAAGCATTGGTCTTCTGCGACGGCTAAAACCGAAGGTGATTGTCAGTATTGGGGGATTTGTGGCGGTGCCGGTGACCCTGGCGGCACGACTGTTGAGGATCCCCTTGGTCCTCCACGAGCCCAATGCGTTGCCGGGTCTGGCCAACCGCTTGATGGCAAGACATGCGGCGGTGACGATGTTGAGTTTCCCTGGCGCCGTTAAATACCTGCCCCCGTCGGCTAAGGTGGTGGTTACGGGTACGCCCATTCGTCCCGAGATCGTCACCACCACCAAAGACGAGGGACGCAAAGCCTTGGGCATCCCGCCGGGAAAGAAGCTCCTTTTGGTGGTGGGGGGCAGTCAGGGGGCCAAGTCCATCAATGATGCCATGGAGCAGGCGGCACCCCTCCTTGCCGAGGAGAAGGAGCTCATGATCCTGCATCAGACCGGTCCCACACATTTTGCCGCGGTGCGGGAGGCCTTCGGGGGATCCGAAAGCCGGGTGGTGGTGGGTAACCGGATTATCGTGCCCTACATCCAAGAGATGCCTTTGGCCCTGGCCGCCGCGGATCTAATCGTCTGTCGGGCCGGGGCGGTAACCCTCGCGGAGGTAACGGCAGTGGGCCTGCCCGCGGTGGTGATACCCTATCCCTTTGCCGCGGAGGATCATCAGCGGAAAAACGCCCTGGAATTGGTGAATGCCGGTGCAGCCACCTTGATTGACGATGGCGAACTCACCGGTGAGACTCTGGCCCGGGCGGTGTTAGAGATCTATCGTGATCCGGCCAAGGCGACCAAAATGGCCCAGGCTAGTAAAAATCTGGGCAGGCCCCAGGCTTTGCAGGAGATTGCGGAGATTATATTGAACTTGATGTAA
- the ftsZ gene encoding cell division protein FtsZ has translation MFELEMDNERYADIKVVGVGGGGNNAVNRMIMAGLQGVDFIALNTDAQALLMSRANHRIRIGEKLTKGLGAGSDPEIGEKSAQESRDEIAAVLEGADMVFIAAGMGGGTGTGACPIVAQVAKECQALTVGVVTKPFSFEGRLRAKRAEEGIKKLKEQVDTLITIPNDRLLQVVEKRTSMLDAFGIADEILLQGVQGISDLITVPGLINLDFADVRTIMLNAGSALMGIGRASGEDRAVQAARQAISSPLLEASIEGAKGILLNITGSSNLGLYEVNEAAEIIAEAADENANIIFGAVIDDSLQDEIRVTVIATGFDTPQEETKPKARTTELDLSAVAGDDDLDIPAFLRRR, from the coding sequence ATGTTTGAGTTGGAAATGGATAACGAGCGGTATGCAGACATAAAAGTGGTGGGGGTAGGTGGCGGTGGCAACAATGCAGTAAACCGTATGATTATGGCGGGTCTGCAGGGGGTAGATTTCATCGCCCTAAACACCGATGCCCAAGCTTTACTCATGTCCCGGGCAAACCACCGGATACGGATCGGGGAGAAACTTACCAAGGGATTGGGGGCCGGTTCGGACCCGGAGATCGGGGAGAAGTCGGCCCAGGAAAGCCGGGACGAGATCGCGGCGGTGTTGGAAGGCGCCGATATGGTCTTCATCGCGGCCGGGATGGGCGGGGGCACCGGTACCGGGGCATGTCCCATTGTGGCCCAGGTGGCCAAGGAGTGTCAGGCCCTTACCGTGGGGGTGGTGACCAAGCCCTTCAGCTTCGAAGGCCGCTTACGGGCCAAACGGGCTGAGGAAGGGATTAAGAAGTTGAAGGAGCAGGTGGATACCCTCATTACTATTCCCAATGACCGCCTTTTGCAGGTGGTAGAAAAGAGGACCTCCATGCTGGATGCCTTCGGCATTGCCGATGAGATCCTGCTCCAGGGCGTGCAGGGCATTTCGGATCTGATCACGGTACCGGGGCTAATCAACCTGGACTTTGCTGATGTCCGGACCATCATGCTCAACGCCGGCTCTGCCCTGATGGGTATCGGGCGGGCCTCCGGTGAGGACCGGGCGGTGCAGGCGGCCCGTCAGGCCATTTCCAGTCCCCTCTTGGAGGCTTCCATCGAAGGAGCCAAGGGGATCCTGCTCAACATCACCGGTAGCTCCAATCTAGGGCTTTATGAGGTCAACGAGGCCGCGGAGATCATCGCGGAGGCGGCGGACGAGAATGCCAACATCATCTTTGGGGCCGTCATCGACGATTCCCTCCAGGATGAGATCCGGGTGACGGTGATCGCCACTGGCTTTGACACTCCCCAGGAGGAAACCAAGCCCAAGGCTCGTACCACGGAATTGGATTTGAGCGCGGTGGCCGGGGATGACGACCTGGACATTCCGGCCTTCCTGCGGCGGCGGTAA
- a CDS encoding FtsQ-type POTRA domain-containing protein — protein MVRGQAEDNRFFLSLVILLALLALFVLLGSPLFALREIQLEGGSHFTPEDIWKICGLRKNENLLMIDLERVKALLLAEPRIEDAQVRLELPDRLQVTVLERQPVALIPYGEVFYLVDEAGRLIGAQGYVTESLPFLTGVRLEEPTVGSKPISHGLAVGILVVNTLDAELASSVSEVNVEDPEDIRLYLRNLIVVRLGDSLQMKEKLTVLKPLLADLARRNQTPRQIDLSIPSQPVVLQ, from the coding sequence ATGGTGCGGGGACAAGCAGAGGACAACAGGTTTTTCCTGTCGCTGGTAATCTTGTTGGCCTTGCTCGCGTTGTTCGTTCTGTTGGGTTCTCCCCTCTTTGCCCTCCGGGAGATCCAGTTGGAGGGCGGCAGCCACTTTACCCCAGAGGACATCTGGAAGATTTGCGGGCTGCGGAAAAACGAAAACCTACTGATGATCGACCTGGAACGGGTGAAAGCCTTGTTGCTGGCGGAACCCCGCATCGAGGATGCACAGGTGCGTCTGGAGCTGCCGGACCGTCTGCAGGTGACAGTGCTGGAACGGCAACCGGTGGCCCTAATCCCCTACGGCGAGGTCTTCTACTTGGTGGATGAGGCCGGTAGATTAATCGGCGCCCAGGGGTATGTTACTGAATCTTTGCCCTTCCTCACCGGTGTGCGGCTGGAGGAGCCCACCGTCGGGAGCAAACCCATCAGTCATGGATTGGCGGTGGGGATTTTGGTGGTCAACACGTTGGATGCGGAACTGGCGAGCAGTGTTTCCGAGGTCAATGTGGAGGATCCCGAGGATATCCGGTTGTACTTGCGGAACTTAATTGTGGTGAGGTTAGGCGATAGTTTACAGATGAAGGAGAAACTGACGGTCTTGAAGCCTTTGCTTGCGGACCTGGCGAGGCGGAACCAGACTCCTAGACAGATCGATCTTAGCATACCCAGTCAGCCTGTGGTGCTGCAGTGA